A stretch of Henckelia pumila isolate YLH828 chromosome 4, ASM3356847v2, whole genome shotgun sequence DNA encodes these proteins:
- the LOC140862284 gene encoding uncharacterized protein → MKFECGNLTWEAFKTLFYEKYFIAEVRAQLKKEFMSLWQGDLTVSEFVRKLERGCHFVPLIGNDEAEKLQHFVACLRPTIRRDGHQQQQGKRTFTGSQRQQGHFRPQVQQAPRPQEQHAQRPQAQGTAPPKTGKKPYCPIGKRAHHGKCLAGVGVCYQCKKLGHVVLDCPLRMMLAQGRVCVMQAEEADLDTTLITGRILVVGVPTRSLLDSGATHSFILEAFTRKWGIECEELLDGFTVKIPVGEELSTRNIVKYLELLLQGQSVSADLIVLPILEFDMILGMDWNEE, encoded by the exons atgaaatttgaatgtggGAATTTGACTTGGGAAGCATTCAAGACCCTCTTCTATGAGAAATACTTTATAGCTGAGGTGAGGGCGCAGTTGAAGaaagagttcatgagtctctgGCAGGGAGACCTGACTGTATCCGAGTTTGTGCGCAAATTAGAGAGGGGCTGCCACTTTGTGCCATTGATAGGGAATGACGAGGCGGAGAAGTTGCAGCATTTTGTTGCTTGTCTAAGGCCTACTATTCGTAGGGAT GGTCATCAGCAGCAGCAGGGCAAGAGGACGTTTACTGGGTCACAACGACAGCAGGGACACTTTAGGCCCCAGGTGCAGCAGGCCCCGAGACCACAGGAACAGCATGCCCAAAGACCTCAAGCCCAGGGAACCGCTCCTCCCAAGACTGGGAAGAAGCCTTATTGCCCGATTGGCAAGCGTGCCCATCATGGGAAGTGTCTGGCAGGTGTCGGGGTCTGTTATCAGTGCAAGAAGCTGGGGCACGTGGTTTTAGATTGTCCATTGCGCATGATGCTGGCTCAGGGGAGAGTCTgcgtgatgcaggccgaggaggccgATCTTGATACCACGCTCATCACAG GTAGAATTTTAGTAGTCGGTGTGCCCACTAGATCCTTGTTAGACTCGGGGGCTACACATTCATTTATTTTAGAGGCTTTTACCCGAAAATGGGGTATTGAGTGTGAAGAGCTGCTCGATGGATTCACAGTGAAAATCCCAGTAGGGGAGGAACTGTCCACGAGGAATATAGTGAAATATCTTGAGCTCTTGTTGCAAGGGCAATCAGTGAGTGCAGATCTGATAGTGT